A portion of the Vanessa atalanta chromosome 14, ilVanAtal1.2, whole genome shotgun sequence genome contains these proteins:
- the LOC125068675 gene encoding MD-2-related lipid-recognition protein-like, with translation MRLICDGRTTVPFINRILKTMDVRFIILFAFYIYVNCEYVNRRFCKNVDLNKCSIHSVKLDPCPDGPGFCLIRRDMPYSLAFDLTPHFEAEKLKFSIFSDESNSGTFNGIVTPPVDACEYHSCPLEDNVRQVFDIDFEYTRKAHGKFPIEMRLWNAKDESDVCCFTFNVQMLK, from the exons atgagacTTATTTGTGACGGTCGGACAACTGTTCCATTTATAAATCGTATCCTAAAGACAATGGACGTGCgatttatcatattattcgctttttatatttacgttaatTGTGAATATGTTAATAGAAGGTTTTGTAAAAACG tgGACCTCAATAAATGCAGCATTCACAGTGTGAAATTGGATCCCTGTCCAGATGGCCCAGGGTTCTGTCTGATAAGACGGGATATGCCGTACTCTCTGGCATTTGATCTTACACCAC aTTTTGAAGCGGAGAAACTAAAGTTCTCGATCTTCAGTGACGAGAGTAACTCAGGAACATTCAATGGTATTGTGACGCCCCCAGTCGATGCTTGCGAATACCACTCTTGTCCTCTTGAAGATAATGTAAGACAAGTATTTGATATCGACTTTGAGTATACGAGGAAGGCTCAT GGCAAATTCCCAATTGAGATGAGATTGTGGAACGCGAAGGACGAATCTGATGTTTGTTGTTTCACCTTTAATGTgcaaatgttgaaataa
- the LOC125069013 gene encoding uncharacterized protein LOC125069013 — MQTKNINLIEDQRSKDCDIQKIGRQDGQPVDVSVNQAISNQVTAPTFVSTYYGTAESVPPYRMPPAPEAALPGAPAPSTPAALHTHSAKFPIEREVILSSGDKSSKVPILQEARKRGRLGAVAPDTPPKALSAWTHAENQQAGPSGDFRQYEQNYGYTMNQNQNPNQGAIARNVQNYDSPKPPIPAKNAYKTDSQNNSHITVTVETGKDSTRDAPKSNKSVSKTYHTLKDMISSRFKKDGNEGEKNNDEARLNNIEERKRPEPEQVTPRETPRKVEQGIYGRPMPQNRPDMQYSHGMPNNMAYPSPSPHRQLIHQQQQIVQQQMMLNHQARSQEMLASPHRPQALGADALYQQYGPPGRRSAMYQRDMDVRSMANFTSLKTGPQTQFDISHSRLDLRSPQQLEREVIRQRGLVEGRRAASHPHLLDDPHPRQEITTPQIHDRSRRNSHGNLLDGMPNENGPTRNIEERESDDGGFRMRLAAQGRSSFEERIRTSGRSIDSPRQERAHEMYRRTPDSHKESRRTPDSLGKRQKEEASTSGEMLERNDESASQKSVDSVYNSSSKAEVYNPQPSSSRQTPNRIEDLKAHGKKGASGSGASSDYDKNGGQSSNVDSGRGSVAYSSGRRPDASLHDTSADSDAVGSRVQPQPGPSQQNPGPAGENEWADLVECELRQILEPKLSSMRLDSSASSDGSMTPPLPPQSPSSDLHKRNSLPGRSEYPDERRRGRESPRWHSHKKHSSKRDHHYKKHLFGLDTTDMTSTTTRSLDLSSLLDGRTDSDASTGDARAIRRQLRGLENMYAEVLQLLGVRKPASLAKHPTWEARLSSKRRYGSMSSLPSSSVSSRPVRDKRRSSNEQRKKHDLKGINKRFQRLESHVVTLARSVAHLSSEMRTHHLVLQEMDTIRAELAALRHLYRSQQYVRSGHSRHLDPYSFSNPDRVKRLTKFFGDEPPLMRLFLKKLGYEKYAALLEKEKVGAAELPYVGEDRLRALGVPLGPRMRILKEAGLHHDLQRDPRDPRDPRDDHNTTTTLAIV; from the exons GAACAGCTGAGTCAGTTCCGCCGTACAGAATGCCCCCGGCGCCCGAAGCGGCGCTGCCCGGCGCCCCCGCGCCCTCTACGCCAGCTGCATTACACACTCACTCCGCAAAATTTCCC atAGAACGCGAAGTGATCCTGTCGTCGGGTGACAAAAGCTCCAAAGTACCAATCTTGCAGGAAGCAAGAAAGAGGGGGCGACTTGGAGCGGTAGCTCCTGACACACCCCCTAAGGCGTTGTCAGCGTGGACACATGCAGAG AATCAACAAGCAGGACCGTCTGGTGATTTCAGACAATACGAACAAAACTACGGGTACACGATGAACCAAAACCAAAATCCAAACCAAGGCGCTATAGCGAGAAACGTACAAAATTATGATTCCCCAAAACCGCCGATACCCGCCAAAAATGCATATAAAACCGATAGCCAAAATAACTCACACATAACAGTCACGGTTGAAACCGGTAAAGATAGTACAAGAGATGCCCCTAAAAGTAATAAATCAGTTAGCAAAACTTACCACACACTAAAGGACATGATATCGAGTAGATTCAAAAAAGATGGCAACGAGGGTGAGAAGAACAACGATGAAGCTAGACTTAACAATATCGAAGAAAGAAAGAGGCCTGAACCGGAGCAAGTCACTCCAAGAGAAACTCCAAGGAAAGTAGAACAAGGGATATACGGGAGACCGATGCCACAAAATCGACCAGATATGCAATACAGTCATGGCATGCCAAATAACATGGCGTACCCGAGTCCGTCACCGCACAG GCAATTAATACATCAGCAACAGCAGATAGTGCAACAGCAGATGATGCTGAATCATCAGGCAAGATCGCAAGAGATGCTGGCGTCTCCTCATAGGCCACAAGCTCTCGGTGCAGATGCCCTCTATCAACAATATGGACCTCCGGGTCGAAGAAGTGCGATGTATCAACGAGATATGGATGTGAGATCGATGGCAAACTTCACGTCTTTGAAAACTGGTCCTCAGACACAG TTTGACATCTCACATTCAAGATTAGATCTCAGAAGTCCTCAACAATTAGAGAGGGAAGTTATACGTCAAAGAGGCTTAGTAGAAGGCAGAAGAGCTGCTTCCCATCCTCACCTCTTAGATGATCCTCATCCTAGACAAGAGATCACGACACCACAAATCCATGATCGGTCCAGGAGAAATTCCCATGGCAATCTTCTAGATGGTATGCCAAATGAAAACGGACCAACAAGAAATATCGAGGAACGAGAGTCAGATGATGGAGGATTTCGAATGAGGCTTGCAGCACAAGGTCGATCTAGTTTCGAAGAACGAATACGTACGAGTGGACGATCAATTGATTCACCAAGACAAGAGCGGGCACATGAAATGTATAGAAGAACGCCAGATAGTCATAAGGAATCGAGGCGGACGCCTGATTCATTAGGCAAACGACAGAAAGAAGAAGCTTCAACATCTGGGGAAATGTTAGAAAGAAATGACGAAAGTGCAAGTCAGAAATCCGTGGACAGTGTATATAACTCGAGTAGTAAAGCCGAAGTATACAACCCACAACCGTCTTCATCAAGACAAACACCTAATAGAATCGAAGATTTAAAAGCACATGGAAAAAAAGGTGCAAGTGGATCGGGCGCTAGCTCAG ATTACGACAAAAATGGTGGTCAGTCATCAAACGTTGACTCTGGTAGAGGTAGCGTGGCTTATTCCAGCGGGAGACGACCTGACGCCAGCCTTCATGACACATCTGCTGATTCAGATGCTGTAGGGTCCAGGGTTCAACCTCAGCCTGGACCTAGTCAGCAAAATCCTGGACCCG CAGGAGAAAACGAATGGGCAGATTTAGTGGAATGCGAGCTTCGACAGATACTAGAACCCAAGTTATCCAGTATGCGACTCGATAGCTCAGCCAGCTCTGACGGCTCCATGACACCTCCCCTCCCACCACAGTCGCCTTCTTCAGATTTACATAAAAGAAATAG TCTTCCTGGTAGATCCGAATATCCTGACGAACGACGTCGAGGAAGGGAATCACCGCGCTGGCATTCACACAAGAAACACTCTTCCAAACGTGATCATCATTACAAGAAACACT TATTCGGGTTAGACACGACAGACATGACTTCAACCACGACTCGAAGCCTGGACCTCTCGTCTCTCCTGGACGGGCGGACGGACAGCGACGCCTCGACGGGAGACGCGCGCGCCATCCGGAGGCAGCTGCGGGGGCTCGAGAACATGTACGCGGAGGTGCTGCAGTTGCTGGGAGTTAGGAAACCCGCAAGCCTAGCCAAACATCCTACATGGGAAGCTAG GTTATCATCGAAACGTCGGTACGGCAGCATGTCCTCCCTCCCATCGAGTTCCGTCAGCAGTCGACCAGTTCGCGACAAGCGGAGAAGCTCCAACGAGCAACGAAAGAAACACGATCTCAAG GGCATCAACAAGCGCTTCCAGCGGCTGGAGTCGCACGTGGTGACGCTGGCGCGCTCGGTGGCGCACCTCTCCAGCGAGATGCGCACGCACCACCTCGTGCTGCAAGAGATGGACACCATCCGCGCCGAGCTCGCCGCGCTGCGCCACCTGTACCG ATCTCAGCAGTACGTCAGGTCCGGGCACAGCAGACATCTGGACCCGTACTCCTTCAGCAATCCCGACAGGGTCAAGCGTCTCACCAAGTTCTTCGGAGACGAGCCTCCCTTGATGCGACTGTTCCTGAAGAAATTGGGATACGAG AAATACGCGGCGCTGCTGGAGAAGGAGAAGGTGGGCGCGGCGGAGCTGCCGTACGTGGGCGAGGACCGCCTGCGCGCGCTGGGCGTGCCGCTCGGGCCGCGCATGCGCATCCTCAAGGAGGCCGGCCTGCACCACGACCTGCAGCGCGACCCCCGCGACCCCCGCGACCCCCGCGACGACCACAACACCACCACCACGCTCGCCATCGTGTGA
- the LOC125068676 gene encoding MD-2-related lipid-recognition protein-like, with protein MSTNILLIFALLSTISVVLANVANFKKCDEVSMCDISEVRIEPCSNPKKCLLKKGATSTISIDFTPKFSSDKMLTGLFWASDAGDVPFPDLEEADACKFTSCPLEAEKQNRLDYSLVLGKKLPNGIFEIKWKIWNKDNAPENCCFIAKIELRK; from the exons ATGTCGACAAATATCCTCTTGATATTCGCGTTGTTATCTACCATCAGCGTTGTATTAGCGAATGTcgctaattttaaaaaatgtgacGAAG TTAGCATGTGTGATATAAGCGAAGTTCGCATCGAGCCGTGCAGCAATCCGAAAAAATGTTTGCTCAAAAAGGGAGCGACGTCTACTATATCTATTGACTTCACACCCA AATTTTCGAGCGACAAGATGTTGACTGGTCTGTTTTGGGCAAGTGACGCAGGAGATGTTCCGTTCCCAGACCTTGAAGAGGCGGACGCTTGTAAATTCACTTCCTGTCCGCTGGAGGCTGAGAAGCAAAATCGACTCGATTACAGTCTTGTATTGGGCAAGAAACTACCTAAT GGTATTTTTGAGATTAAATGGAAGATATGGAACAAAGACAATGCACCAGAAAACTGCTGTTTCATAGCCAAAATAGAACTTAGAAAATAA